The Astatotilapia calliptera chromosome 17, fAstCal1.2, whole genome shotgun sequence genome has a segment encoding these proteins:
- the shank3b gene encoding SH3 and multiple ankyrin repeat domains protein 3 isoform X7 → MIARGNRRLQTATRQALLLPGTTRERTRPLGTASSSASASRTCSRRSVCGWTQSYQFGPPAFNGRAGKFLDEERLLKEYPLPPITPIPYLEFRYKRRVYTQSYVDDKQLAKLHTKANLKRFMEHVHQKNVEKVSKWLEKGLDPNFHDSDTGECPLTLAVQLEESCELIKVLRNGGAHLDFRTRDGITALHRAVLCRNSAALTTLLDLGASPDYKDSRGLTPLYHSAMVGGAPYCCELLLQDHATIGMTDENGWQEIHQACRYGNVQHLEHLLFYGADMSSQNASGNTALHLCALYNQDSCARVLLFRGANKDIKNYNNQTAFQVAIIAGNFDLAEIIKIHKTSDVGVQVVPFRETPSYTKRRRMGLTRTTAGNGLSSPRSLIRSASDNALESPASSPGPSLQSLETHHDTHTHSLRRHTRRLSPSGGGHVETSPPSSPPPTPQMRKRRLYSAVPGRTFIATRSHVPQGTGEIQLHRGERVKVLSIGEGGFWEGSVKGRTGWFPADCVEEVQMRQYDPRLETREDRTKRLFRHYTVGSYDNYTSYSDYVIEEKTAVLQKRESEGFGFVLRGAKAETPIEEFAPTPAFPALQYLESVDQGGVAWRAGLRTGDFLIEVNGTNVVKVGHRQVVSLIRQGGSRLLMKVVSVSRKSETNLIRKKAPPPPKRAPSTSLTLRSKSMTADLEEIARRRRFEKLDEMLAGSQQEVVLRGRPSDDFRAATVKQRPTSRRITQAEINSLFERQGLVPPSAPEKSTMPLPRGMSRTKSFGTPDDDRITALINESRFPRSSSLTDSFIPPPPQTAPPPPPSASSTSSLFILDSGPPPSFLPPPPPARGDGLTRSSFKPGAEPRLQELSDSPTRSHTHAERQRKARSMIILQDTPPPLQPDAHGAPATHTLHTATHTATHTLHTATHTSTLSLHSTSPALGHSPLSRRRGRAIENPYANVGQQAPPTKPQRRKSPLLKQLPVEEQGLGIKDHDSSKEGGGPSSPSRAELYQQQVLSERARVQGRRSSLFLSVEGAGSENQAPPLLTQSHSMDDLGELPPPAPVLSPSPTPHTFLHPLTGKPLDPSSPLALALAARERALTARTPSPEPRTKHASGSTTPIPTPAASPEGRHKRTPITTPQSSPEPRSKRTTPQTSPEQRTKRTTPQTSPELRHKRITPPLFPDGQVERPETEGGVTSPAAPSPERWRPSPLPPLANEAHSPLIDRRRSLTVGSSEEEGGAYTVTLPPALLSSSDEETREELRRIGLVTPPPGFSSPPAAPPPSSLTLLPRRGGEGGGGESGPESLGRRGDEEEGGDERLHDSSSSPSSLPPSITLASPPAPSSPSSPPATHPSPSSAAVSPSGLKPRLRSPIGRGRSALRDPLLKQSSDSELLPSAASSSSPSSPLCSSPTSGGGRQPRYLFQRRSKLWGGGDQDRRGLSPEEGGGRPAALGGQGSGSAVDLTSRSASALELSGRAGSGLDLANRLQLLNKDSHSLGEEPSPLDPGRRSPVGGARCVDSGESKSLFSSLGELHTISQRGYGASYTVRPGSRYPVTRRSPSPSPSPSDRSVGLPSTTAPCSERPDLSSGRGLTILKSSSLSLPSEPKEVRFVMRSASARTRSRSPSPSPHASPCPSPVLSGPLLSLRPWRQRPLNLWNKYDVGDWLESVGLAEHRQRFQDHEIEGSHLPALTKEDYVELGVTRLGHRINIERALRQLLDGST, encoded by the exons ATGATCGCCCGCGGCAACAGGCGGTTACAAACGGCAACCCGGCAGGCTCTGTTGTTGCCAGGGACGACGAGGGAGAGGACACGCCCACTGGGAACAGCATCGTCGTCCGCATCGGCATCCCGGACCTGCAGCAGACg AAGTGTTTGCGGTTGGACCCAGAGTTACCAGTTTGGACCA CCGGCGTTCAACGGCCGAGCCGGAAAGTTTCTGGACGAGGAGCGGCTGCTGAAGGAGTATCCTCTCCCGCCCATCACACCCATCCCGTACCTGGAG TTTCGTTACAAGAGGAGAGTTTACACCCAGAGTTACGTGGATGACAAGCAGCTGGCAAAGCTGCATACCAAG GCCAATCTGAAGCGCTTCATGGAACATGTTCACCAGAAGAATGTGGAGAAGGTCTCCAAGTGGTTGGAAAAAGGCCTCGATCCCAACTTTCACGACTCTGACACGGGAG AGTGTCCTCTGACTCTGGCCGTGCAGCTGGAGGAGAGCTGCGAGCTGATTAAAGTTCTTCGCAATGGAGGAGCTCACCTGGACTTCAGGACCAGGGACGGCATCACTGCCCTTCACCGGGCCGTCCTCTGCAGAAACAGCGCCGCCCTCACC ACTCTGCTGGACCTCGGGGCATCTCCAGACTACAAGGACAGCAGAGGCCTCACTCCGCTCTATCACTCGGCCATGGTGGGCGGCGCCCCCTACTgctgtgagctgctgctgcaggaccACGCCACCATCG GGATGACAGATGAGAACGGGTGGCAGGAAATCCATcag GCATGTCGCTATGGCAACGTGCAGCACTTGGAGCACCTGCTGTTCTATGGCGCTGACATGAGTTCCCAGAATGCATCAGGAAACACTGCACTGCACCTCTGCGCTCTGTACaaccag GATAGTTGTGCCCGAGTGTTGCTGTTCAGAGGAGCCAACAAGGACATCAAGAACTACAACAACCAGACGGCCTTTCAG gtggcAATCATTGCCGGGAATTTTGATCTGGCAGAAATCATAAAAATCCACAAAACGTCTGACGTTG gCGTCCAAGTAGTTCCCTTCAGAGAAACTCCCTCCTATACCAAGCGCCGCCGCATGGGCTTGACCCGGACAACAGCTGGAAACGGCCTGTCATCTCCTCGCTCCCTGATTCGCTCAGCCAGTGACAATGCCTTGGAAAGCCCTGCCTCCTCACCTGGCCCCTCCCTTCAAAGCCTGGAGACGCACCacgacacgcacacacactcgctaCGCCGACACACACGCCGACTCAG TCCAAGTGGGGGAGGTCATGTGGAGACCagccctccctcctctcctcccccgACCCCacagatgaggaagaggaggctgtATAGCGCCGTCCCGGGACGCACCTTCATCGCCACCCGGTCCCACGTCCCTCAGGGGACTGGAGAGATCCAGCTGCACCGAGGAGAGCGGGTCAAAG TTCTCTCTATCGGTGAAGGAGGATTCTGGGAAGGAAGCGTTAAAGGCCGAACCGGCTGGTTTCCTGCCGACTGTGTGGAAGAAGTCCAGATGAGACAATACGACCCAAGACTGG AGACGCGAGAGGACCGCACCAAGAGACTGTTCAGACACTACACTGTAGGATCCTACGACAACTACACCTCCTACAG CGATTATGTGATCGAGGAGAAGACAGCCGTGCTGCAGAAGAGGGAGAGCGAAGGATTTGGCTTCGTCCTCAGAGGAGCTAAAG CTGAGACGCCCATTGAGGAGTTCGCTCCAACCCCGGCGTTTCCCGCCCTTCAGTACCTGGAGTCAGTTGACCAAGGGGGCGTGGCATGGAGGGCGGGGCTACGGACCGGAGACTTTCTCATTGAG GTGAACGGTACCAACGTGGTGAAGGTGGGTCATCGGCAGGTCGTCTCTCTAATCCGGCAGGGAGGAAGTCGCCTCCTGATGAAAGTCGTCTCAGTTTCCAGGAAATCTGAAACCAACCTGATCAGGAAAAAAG CACCGCCCCCTCCAAAACGAGCCCCCAGCACCTCCCTGACCCTGCGATCCAAGTCCATGACGGCTGACCTGGAGGAGatag CCAGGAGGAGACGCTTCG AGAAACTGGATGAGATGTTGGCCGGAAGTCAACAGGAAGTCGTCTTGAGGGGCCGCCCATCAGATGACTTCAGGGCGGCGACGGTGAAGCAGAGGCCAACCAGCCGGCGTATCACACAGGCAGAGATCAAT TCGCTGTTTGAGCGTCAGGGTCTGGTGCCCCCTTCAGCTCCAGAGAAGAGCACCATGCCTTTACCCAGAGGGATGTCCAGAACCAAGAGTTTTG GCACACCGGACGACGACAGAATCACAGCTCTGATCAATGAAAGTCGGTTTCCACGGAGCTCTTCGCTGACAGACAGCTtcatccctcctcctcctcagacaGCACCGCCTCCTCCACCCTCTGCATCCTCTACCTCCTCGCTCTTCATACTCGACTCTGGCCCTCCTCCctcttttctccctcctcctcctccagcacgAGGAGATGGACTGACCCGCTCTAGTTTCAAGCCAGGGGCAGAGCCAAGGCTTCAGGAGCTTTCAGATTCACCAACGAGGAGCCACACCCACGCCGAGCGGCAGAGGAAAGCAAGGTCCATGATCATCCTGCAGGACACGCCTCCACCACTGCAGCCTGATGCTCACGGTGCCCCTGCTACTCACACACTTCACACCGCCACACACACCGCCACACACACGCTTCACACCGCGACACACACATCTACGCTATCTCTGCACAGCACTAGCCCCGCCCTTGGCCACTCACCTCTGTCGCGACGTCGGGGAAGAGCAATAGAAAACCCCTATGCTAATGTGGGACAACAGGCTCCGCCTACCAAACCCCAGAGGAGGAAGTCACCATTACTGAAACAACTTCCTGTTGAAGAGCAGG GTCTTGGGATCAAAGATCACGATTCATCCAAAGAAGGAGGTGGACCCAGCAGCCCCAGCAGGGCTGAGCTGTACCAGCAGCAGGTTCTTTCAGAGCGTGCTCGAGTTCAGGGTCGCCGGTCGTCTCTCTTCTTGTCAGTGGAGGGAGCGGGGTCCGAAAATCAGGCACCGCCTCTTCTGACGCAGAGCCACTCGATGGATGACCTCGGCGAGCTTCCCCCTCCAGCTCCGGTCCTGTCACCTTCACCGACGCCTCATACCTTCCTCCACCCACTGACAGGGAAACCTCTAG ACCCGTCCTCTCCACTCGCCCTGGCACTTGCTGCAAGAGAACGAGCGCTCACCGCCCGCACACCGAGCCCTGAGCCTCGAACTAAACACGCTTCTGGCTCCACCACACCAATCCCCACCCCGGCTGCCAGTCCTGAGGGCAGACACAAGCGAACGCCCATCACCACCCCACAAAGCAGTCCTGAGCCACGATCCAAGCGCACCACTCCTCAGACAAGCCCTGAGCAGCGGACCAAACGCACCACTCCCCAAACGAGTCCTGAGTTAAGGCATAAACGCATAACCCCACCCCTTTTCCCAGATGGACAAGTTGAGCGCCCAGAAACAGAGGGAGGAGTGACATCACCTGCCGCACCCTCCCCTGAGCGCTGGAGACCCTCCCCTTTGCCACCACTGGCCAATGAGGCTCATTCTCCTCTGATTGATAGACGTAGAAGCCTCACAGTTGGCAGttcagaggaggagggaggggctTACACAGTGACACTCCCACCTGCCTTGTTATCATCCAGCGATGAGGAAACTAGGGAGGAGCTGCGTAGAATTGGTCTGGTGACTCCCCCTCCTGGCTTTAGCAGccctcctgctgctcctcccCCATCCTCTCTCACCTTGTTGCCACGACGAggtggagagggagggggaggagagagTGGTCCTGAATCTTTGGGTAGACGAGGAGATGAGGAGGAAGGAGGTGATGAAAGGCTTCATGACAGCTCGTCTTCCCCAAGCTCCCTTCCACCCTCCATCACCCTGgcttctcctcctgctccatCTTCCCCATCTTCCCCACCCGCTACTCACCCATCTCCTTCATCCGCCGCCGTTTCCCCATCAGGTTTGAAGCCTCGCCTTCGTTCACCTATCGGTCGAGGACGTTCTGCACTCCGGGACCCCCTATTAAAGCAGTCGTCAGACAGTGAGCTCCTCCcatctgctgcatcatcatcctccccctcctccccactTTGCTCCTCTCCCACCAGTGGCGGAGGCCGACAGCCACGCTATTTGTTTCAAAGGAGGTCTAAGTTGTGGGGGGGTGGGGATCAAGATCGACGGGGCCTCAGTCCAGAGGAAGGGGGGGGGCGTCCAGCAGCCTTGGGAGGCCAGGGATCCGGCTCAGCTGTGGATCTAACAAGCCGGTCAGCTTCTGCACTAGAGCTAAGCGGCAGAGCGGGGTCTGGACTGGATCTAGCCAATCGGCTACAGCTGCTCAACAAAGATAGCCACTCTCTGGGGGAGGAGCCAAGCCCCCTCGATCCAGGTCGAAGGTCACCAGTAGGAGGTGCCAG ATGTGTGGACAGTGGGGAGAGTAAATC GTTGTTCTCCAGTCTCGGTGAACTTCACACCATCTCCCAGAGAGGATATGGCGCCTCCTATACAGTCCGACCTGGAAGTCGCTACCCTGTCACTCGCCGGAGCCCTTCTCCTTCTCCCTCGCCCTCTGATAGGTCAGTGGGACTCCCCTCCACTACCGCCCCCTGCTCTGAAAGGCCAGATCTGAGCTCAGGTCGCGGTCTAACCATCCTAAAGTCCTCCAGTCTCAGCCTCCCCTCAGAACCAAAGGAGGTTCGGTTTGTGATGCGAAGCGCCAGTGCACGAACCAGATCCCGTTCCCCTTCCCCTTCACCCCATGCCTCGCCCTGCCCCTCCCCGGTCCTCAGTGGGCCCTTGTTGTCCCTACGACCATGGAGGCAGCGGCCCCTCAACTTGTGGAATAAATACGATGTGGGTGACTGGCTGGAGAGCGTGGGTCTGGCCGAACACCGCCAGCGCTTCCAGGACCACGAGATTGAAGGCTCCCATCTCCCTGCCCTCACCAAAGAGGACTACGTGGAGCTGGGAGTCACCAGGCTGGGACACCGGATCAACATTGAGAGGGCACTCCGACAGCTGCTGGATGGTTCCACTTGA